A portion of the Musa acuminata AAA Group cultivar baxijiao chromosome BXJ1-1, Cavendish_Baxijiao_AAA, whole genome shotgun sequence genome contains these proteins:
- the LOC135674493 gene encoding glutathione S-transferase U17-like, giving the protein MAAAAGEVRLIGAWPSPFVLRPRVALNLKGVEYEFLQEKFGEKSELLLRSNPVYKKIPVLLHHDKPVCESMIIVEYVDGAWANSGHAILPADPYERALHRFWAVYIDDKVRMPPSISDLCFLEEAKAESAEQAWARLKLLEEAFEKLSKGKAFFGGDIIGYVDIALGSYLGWAKVIEQMTGLKLFDEEKTPLLAVWAERFCTHEAVKEVMPETEKLMEYAKMRLGK; this is encoded by the exons atggcAGCGGCGGCAGGAGAAGTGAGGCTGATCGGGGCGTGGCCGAGCCCGTTCGTGCTGCGCCCGAGGGTCGCCCTGAACCTGAAGGGGGTGGAGTACGAGTTCCTGCAGGAGAAGTTCGGGGAGAAGAGCGAGCTGCTTCTGAGATCCAACCCTGTGTACAAGAAGATCCCCGTCCTCCTCCACCACGACAAGCCCGTCTGCGAGTCGATGATCATCGTGGAGTACGTCGACGGGGCCTGGGCTAATTCCGGCCACGCCATCTTGCCGGCCGACCCCTACGAGCGCGCCCTCCACCGCTTCTGGGCCGTCTACATCGACGACAAGGTTCGCATGCCTCCATCAATTTCTGACCTCTGTTTTCTTG AGGAGGCCAAGGCCGAATCCGCAGAGCAAGCGTGGGCCAGGCTGAAGCTGCTCGAGGAGGCGTTTGAGAAGCTGAGCAAGGGCAAAGCCTTCTTCGGCGGGGACATCATCGGTTACGTCGACATCGCTCTCGGTTCCTACCTGGGATGGGCGAAGGTGATCGAGCAGATGACCGGCCTCAAGTTGTTCGACGAGGAGAAGACGCCTCTGCTCGCGGTTTGGGCGGAGAGGTTCTGCACCCATGAGGCCGTGAAGGAGGTGATGCCGGAGACGGAGAAGCTGATGGAGTACGCCAAGATGCGTCTGGGGAAATAG
- the LOC135587124 gene encoding glutathione S-transferase U18-like yields the protein MATAEGVEVKLIGTWPGPFVLRARIALNLKGVEYEFLQEKSGEKSELLLRSNPVYKKIPVLLHHGKPICESMIIVEYVDEAWPGAGRAILPADPYERALHRFWAAYIDDKLNPSGAALSKAQAEEAKGEAAGQVIAGLKLLDEAFGRLSKGKGFFGGDDIGYVDIALGCFLGWLKVMEKNSDVKFIDEEKMPLLARWAERFCAHEAVKAVMPDPERLEEFARKRAAGAKTPPAN from the exons ATGGCAACGGCAGAGGGAGTAGAGGTGAAGCTGATCGGGACATGGCCGGGCCCGTTCGTGCTGCGTGCGAGGATCGCGCTGAACCTGAAGGGGGTGGAGTACGAGTTCCTGCAGGAGAAGTCTGGGGAGAAGAGTGAGCTGCTTCTGAGATCCAACCCCGTATACAAGAAAATTCCCGTCCTCCTCCACCACGGCAAGCCCATCTGCGAGTCAATGATCATCGTGGAGTACGTCGACGAGGCCTGGCCCGGCGCCGGCCGTGCCATCTTGCCGGCCGACCCCTACGAGCGCGCTCTCCACCGGTTCTGGGCCGCGTACATCGATGACAAG TTGAACCCATCGGGGGCTGCGTTATCGAAGGCGCAGGCGGAGGAGGCCAAGGGGGAAGCAGCGGGGCAGGTGATCGCGGGGCTGAAGCTACTGGATGAGGCATTCGGGAGACTGAGCAAAGGAAAAGGATTCTTCGGAGGGGACGACATCGGATACGTCGACATCGCCTTGGGGTGCTTCCTGGGGTGGCTGAAGGTCATGGAGAAGAATAGTGATGTGAAGTTCATCGACGAGGAGAAGATGCCTCTGCTTGCGAGGTGGGCGGAGAGGTTCTGCGCCCACGAGGCAGTGAAGGCGGTGATGCCTGACCCAGAGAGGTTAGAGGAGTTCGCTAGGAAGCGTGCCGCCGGTGCCAAAACTCCTCCGGCAAACTAA
- the LOC135674501 gene encoding glutathione S-transferase U17-like, translating to MAAAAGEVRLIGAWPSPFVLRPRVALNLKGVEYEFLEEKFGEKSELLLRSNPVYKKVPVLLHHDKPVCESMIIVEYVDGAWANSGHAILPADPYERALHRFWAVYIDDKWFPSMFGIAKAETEEAKAESAEQAWAGLKLLEEAFEKLSKGKAFFGGDTIGYVDIALGAHLGWAKVIEQMIGLKLFDEEKTPLLAVWAERFCNHEAVKEVMPETEKLMEYAKMRLGK from the exons atggcAGCGGCGGCAGGAGAAGTGAGGTTGATCGGGGCGTGGCCGAGCCCGTTCGTGCTGCGCCCGAGGGTCGCCCTCAACCTGAAGGGGGTGGAGTACGAGTTCCTGGAGGAGAAGTTCGGGGAGAAGAGCGAGCTGCTTCTGAGATCCAACCCTGTGTACAAGAAGGTCCCCGTCCTCCTCCACCACGACAAGCCCGTCTGCGAGTCGATGATCATCGTGGAGTACGTCGACGGGGCCTGGGCTAATTCCGGCCACGCCATCTTGCCGGCCGACCCCTACGAGCGCGCCCTCCACCGCTTCTGGGCCGTCTACATTGACGACAAG TGGTTCCCGTCAATGTTCGGCATCGCAAAGGCTGAAACAGAGGAGGCCAAGGCTGAATCCGCAGAGCAAGCGTGGGCCGGGCTGAAGCTGCTCGAGGAGGCGTTTGAGAAGCTGAGCAAGGGCAAAGCCTTCTTCGGCGGGGACACCATCGGCTACGTCGACATCGCCCTCGGCGCCCACCTGGGGTGGGCGAAGGTGATCGAGCAGATGATCGGCCTCAAGTTGTTCGACGAGGAGAAGACGCCTCTGCTCGCGGTTTGGGCGGAGAGGTTCTGCAACCACGAGGCCGTGAAGGAGGTGATGCCGGAGACGGAGAAGCTGATGGAGTACGCCAAGATGCGTCTGGGGAAATAG
- the LOC135587128 gene encoding glutathione S-transferase U17-like produces MAAAGGIEVKLIGAWPSPFVLRARIALNLKGVEYEFLQEKFGEKSELLLRSNPVYKKIPVLLHHGKPICESMIIVEYVDEAWPAAGRAILPADPYERALHRFWASYVDDKLNPSGAALSKAQTEEAKVEAAGQVIAGLKLLEEAFGRLSKGEGFFGGDDIGYVDIALGCFLGWLKVMEKTSGVKFIDEEKMPLLARWAERFCAHEAVKAVMPEPERLAEFARKRAASAKTPPAN; encoded by the exons ATGGCGGCGGCAGGGGGAATAGAGGTGAAGCTGATCGGGGCATGGCCGAGCCCGTTCGTGCTGCGTGCGAGGATCGCGCTGAACCTGAAGGGGGTGGAGTACGAGTTCCTGCAGGAGAAGTTTGGGGAGAAGAGCGAGCTGCTTCTGAGATCCAACCCGGTATACAAGAAAATCCCCGTCCTCCTCCACCACGGCAAGCCCATCTGCGAGTCGATGATCATCGTGGAGTACGTCGACGAGGCCTGGCCCGCCGCCGGCCGTGCCATCTTGCCGGCCGACCCCTACGAGCGCGCTCTCCACCGGTTCTGGGCCTCGTACGTCGATGACAAG TTGAACCCATCGGGGGCTGCGTTATCCAAGGCGCAGACGGAGGAAGCCAAGGTGGAAGCAGCGGGGCAGGTGATCGCGGGGCTGAAGCTACTAGAGGAGGCATTCGGGAGACTGAGCAAAGGAGAAGGATTCTTCGGAGGGGACGACATCGGATACGTCGACATCGCCTTGGGGTGCTTCCTGGGGTGGCTGAAGGTGATGGAGAAGACTAGTGGTGTGAAGTTCATCGACGAGGAGAAGATGCCTCTGCTTGCGAGGTGGGCGGAGAGGTTCTGCGCCCACGAAGCAGTGAAGGCGGTGATGCCGGAGCCAGAGAGGTTAGCGGAGTTCGCTAGGAAGCGTGCCGCCAGTGCCAAAACTCCTCCGGCAAACTAA